Proteins encoded within one genomic window of Prauserella marina:
- a CDS encoding MFS transporter has protein sequence MTTSDTPEVENERAGVREWLGLATLTLPLLLLALDVSVLYLAAPQLSADLDPSATQQLWILDIYGFFIAGFLVTMGTLGDRIGRRKLLLIGGGAFAAASLMAAYAPTAELLIVARALLGIAGATLMPSTLALLRNLFRDPAQRSFAIAVWMATFMAGAALGPVVGGFMLEHFWWGSVFLLGVPVMVLLLIFGPLLLPEYADPNAGKVDLLSVALSLMAMLPLVYGVKRLVGDGFELVSLAAVGFGLLAGVVFVRRQRRLPNPLLDLSLFANKAFTGVLLILLVVVIAQNGTFYLVPQFLQMVSELSALQAAVWMIPMAAVPAIGAVIVPRFARRIAHSTLIIASAVLAAVGFGLVALISPGTGPGWLVAAAIVALLGTSVIGVLATDLVIGSVPQQRTGTAAALNETSSELGVGLGVAVMGSVVAAVYRAGMVDTAPSALPDGAEEASADSLVGALGAAVDLPPHLAESLLSAGRQAFTNGFGVAASISAGLLVVVGLLMLRVRRHLSSPTP, from the coding sequence ATGACGACCTCGGACACCCCGGAGGTGGAAAACGAGCGGGCAGGCGTTCGCGAATGGCTCGGACTGGCCACCCTGACACTGCCGCTGCTCTTGCTCGCACTCGACGTGAGCGTCCTGTACCTCGCGGCTCCGCAGCTCAGTGCCGACCTGGATCCCAGCGCGACCCAGCAACTGTGGATTCTCGACATCTACGGCTTCTTCATAGCCGGTTTTCTCGTCACGATGGGCACGCTCGGCGACCGGATCGGCAGGCGGAAACTGCTGCTGATCGGAGGGGGCGCGTTCGCGGCAGCCTCGCTCATGGCTGCCTACGCGCCGACCGCCGAGCTGCTGATCGTCGCGAGGGCCCTGCTCGGCATCGCGGGCGCGACGCTGATGCCCTCGACCCTTGCCCTGCTCAGGAACCTTTTCCGGGATCCGGCACAGCGGTCGTTCGCCATCGCGGTGTGGATGGCGACCTTCATGGCGGGGGCCGCGCTTGGCCCCGTCGTCGGCGGATTCATGCTTGAGCACTTCTGGTGGGGTTCGGTGTTCCTGCTCGGCGTTCCCGTCATGGTGCTGCTGCTCATCTTCGGGCCGCTGCTGCTTCCCGAATACGCGGACCCGAACGCGGGGAAGGTCGACCTGCTGAGCGTCGCGCTGTCGCTGATGGCGATGCTGCCCCTGGTCTACGGGGTCAAGCGCCTGGTAGGCGATGGCTTCGAACTGGTGTCGCTCGCGGCTGTCGGCTTCGGTCTGCTCGCGGGTGTCGTTTTCGTCCGGCGCCAGCGCAGGCTGCCGAACCCTCTGCTCGACCTGAGTCTCTTCGCCAACAAGGCGTTCACGGGTGTCCTGCTCATTCTGCTTGTCGTCGTGATCGCGCAGAACGGCACGTTCTACCTGGTGCCGCAGTTCCTGCAAATGGTCAGTGAGCTGTCGGCGCTCCAGGCGGCGGTGTGGATGATCCCGATGGCCGCTGTTCCCGCCATCGGCGCGGTGATCGTTCCCCGGTTCGCCCGACGAATAGCGCATTCGACGCTGATCATCGCGTCGGCGGTGCTCGCGGCCGTCGGGTTCGGGCTGGTCGCGCTGATTTCCCCGGGCACGGGGCCCGGCTGGCTCGTGGCGGCTGCCATCGTCGCGTTGCTGGGTACCAGCGTGATCGGTGTCCTGGCGACGGACCTCGTCATCGGTTCGGTTCCGCAGCAGCGAACGGGAACCGCGGCCGCGCTCAACGAGACGAGCAGCGAACTCGGTGTCGGGCTCGGGGTTGCCGTGATGGGTAGCGTGGTCGCCGCCGTGTACAGGGCGGGAATGGTCGACACGGCGCCGAGCGCTCTGCCGGACGGCGCGGAGGAGGCGAGTGCCGATTCGCTTGTCGGGGCACTCGGCGCGGCGGTGGATCTACCGCCGCATCTCGCCGAAAGCCTGCTCTCGGCTGGTCGGCAGGCGTTCACGAACGGATTCGGTGTCGCGGCGTCGATCAGCGCCGGGCTTCTGGTCGTGGTCGGGCTGCTGATGCTGAGGGTGCGTCGGCACCTGTCGTCGCCAACTCCCTGA
- a CDS encoding DUF2188 domain-containing protein, with translation MTNKFDELAKRADKHDFAEEMETGTWESETVDDPMISTSIRLPRSVMNEVRAMAEAAGVKPTAWIRRLVESNLSPDGQAPESEFRVDLAARVRRLEEAVLVLSMDHESSQPRPDNRSAGRRRSTRQPVTEGDIHTVPYEGGWANKAEGNKRVSNTAKTKAEAQAKGREMAKQRGVEHVIHKTDGTIGEKNTYPRSRRNRG, from the coding sequence ATGACGAACAAGTTCGACGAACTTGCAAAGCGCGCCGACAAGCACGACTTCGCCGAGGAGATGGAGACGGGCACGTGGGAGTCGGAGACGGTTGACGACCCCATGATCTCAACTTCGATCCGTCTCCCACGTTCGGTCATGAACGAGGTCCGCGCGATGGCGGAAGCTGCCGGGGTCAAGCCAACCGCGTGGATTCGACGACTCGTCGAATCCAATCTCTCGCCCGATGGCCAAGCGCCGGAGAGCGAGTTCCGAGTTGATCTCGCAGCCAGGGTCCGACGTCTCGAAGAAGCGGTGCTTGTGTTGTCAATGGATCACGAATCGTCTCAGCCACGACCGGACAACCGATCCGCCGGGCGACGACGGTCAACGAGGCAACCCGTGACCGAAGGCGATATTCACACGGTCCCGTACGAGGGCGGCTGGGCGAACAAAGCAGAGGGTAACAAGCGCGTTTCGAACACTGCTAAGACAAAGGCAGAGGCGCAAGCCAAGGGCCGTGAGATGGCCAAACAGCGCGGTGTTGAGCACGTCATTCATAAGACTGATGGCACGATTGGCGAGAAGAACACCTACCCTCGATCGCGCAGAAACAGGGGCTGA
- a CDS encoding putative immunity protein, with translation MTGTGDFELTMDELRAIARFVTASAWEVLPVFEEAVPGDPRPRAAVEAALEFIDGAKRSKLQRVTSLDAHRAAKEAGTESARLAARSCGDAASAAYLHPIAQATQVGHILRAAASAARIGELAEGGDPSVGDMLIEQARLRATPVVIDVLRRYPAAPTAKHRVGRLMSTLDSALREPITR, from the coding sequence ATGACCGGGACAGGCGACTTCGAGTTGACCATGGACGAATTGCGCGCCATCGCGCGTTTCGTGACGGCGAGCGCGTGGGAAGTCCTGCCGGTATTCGAAGAAGCCGTTCCCGGTGACCCTCGGCCGAGGGCGGCGGTCGAAGCCGCGTTGGAGTTCATCGATGGCGCGAAGAGAAGCAAGCTCCAGCGCGTCACCTCGTTGGACGCGCACCGGGCCGCGAAGGAAGCGGGCACCGAGAGCGCGCGGCTCGCCGCGCGCTCGTGTGGTGATGCTGCGTCGGCCGCGTACCTGCACCCGATCGCGCAAGCCACCCAGGTCGGGCACATCCTGCGGGCCGCGGCGAGCGCCGCCCGCATCGGCGAGCTTGCCGAAGGCGGCGACCCCTCGGTCGGGGACATGCTGATCGAACAGGCTCGGCTGCGCGCGACACCGGTCGTGATCGACGTGCTCCGCCGGTATCCGGCCGCGCCCACCGCGAAGCACCGCGTCGGGCGGCTCATGAGCACTTTGGACAGCGCCTTGCGGGAGCCCATAACTCGGTAA
- a CDS encoding pyridoxamine 5'-phosphate oxidase family protein produces MRQVTTEAELREIVKEPPQPIWDKDIARIDQHARTIIAHSPFVLLATSAPDGTCDVSPRGDPPGSVLVLDDNTLALANRPGNRRVDSFRNVLHNPHVGLLFLVPGMNETLRVNGSATLVSDAPFFDDLVVKDKRPDLAVVVHVEELYMHCAKAFLRASLWQPDTWPERNSLPSLGRISKDQMGLKGVPAKVLDAGLALDAKTNQY; encoded by the coding sequence ATGCGGCAGGTGACCACGGAAGCCGAGCTTCGCGAGATCGTGAAGGAACCGCCGCAGCCCATCTGGGACAAGGACATCGCCAGGATCGATCAGCACGCCAGGACGATCATCGCGCACTCGCCGTTCGTGCTGCTGGCGACCTCTGCCCCAGACGGCACCTGCGACGTCTCGCCTCGCGGCGACCCTCCCGGTTCGGTCCTCGTCCTCGACGACAATACGCTCGCGCTCGCCAACCGGCCGGGCAACCGGCGCGTCGACAGCTTCCGCAACGTGCTCCACAACCCACACGTCGGCCTGCTGTTCCTCGTCCCTGGCATGAACGAGACGTTGCGCGTCAACGGCAGCGCGACGCTCGTGTCGGACGCGCCCTTCTTCGACGACCTCGTCGTCAAGGACAAGCGTCCCGACCTCGCGGTCGTCGTTCACGTCGAAGAGCTGTACATGCATTGCGCCAAGGCATTCCTGCGCGCGTCGCTGTGGCAGCCGGACACCTGGCCCGAAAGGAACAGCCTGCCTTCGCTCGGCCGGATCTCGAAAGACCAGATGGGCCTCAAGGGAGTTCCCGCGAAGGTGCTCGACGCGGGCCTCGCGCTCGACGCGAAGACCAACCAGTACTGA
- a CDS encoding class I SAM-dependent methyltransferase, with product MTDLVGTDPQYDVFADDFLDHAENSLHNAHYDRPFCLELLGDVEGKTVLDVACGPGLYAEELVARGARVSGFDQSPRMIELSGQRVPSGEFRVHDLARPLDWIEDGSVDLVLFALALDYVDDRVAALRELRRVLRADGALVLSRLHPTGDWMRNGGSYFDERVIDEVFSRGWQVRHWFVPLEKTCEELHEAGFLIERLREPRPSPLAKDVNPETYRRLCREPAGFLAIRAVPDPRR from the coding sequence ATGACTGATCTGGTGGGGACCGACCCGCAATACGACGTGTTCGCCGACGACTTTCTCGATCATGCGGAGAACAGTCTCCACAACGCGCACTACGACCGTCCTTTCTGTCTGGAGTTGCTCGGTGACGTCGAGGGAAAGACCGTGCTCGACGTCGCGTGCGGGCCGGGTCTCTACGCGGAGGAGTTGGTCGCGCGCGGCGCACGTGTCAGTGGTTTCGACCAGAGCCCTCGCATGATCGAGTTGAGTGGGCAGCGGGTGCCTTCTGGCGAGTTCAGGGTGCACGATCTTGCCCGTCCTCTCGACTGGATCGAAGACGGTTCGGTCGACCTCGTGCTGTTCGCGCTTGCGCTGGACTACGTCGACGACAGGGTCGCCGCGCTGCGCGAACTGCGGCGGGTGTTGCGCGCGGACGGAGCGCTCGTGCTGTCGCGGCTGCACCCCACCGGCGACTGGATGCGCAACGGCGGCAGCTACTTCGATGAGCGCGTCATCGACGAGGTGTTCAGCAGGGGCTGGCAGGTGAGGCACTGGTTCGTACCGCTTGAGAAGACGTGCGAGGAGTTGCACGAGGCCGGGTTCCTGATCGAGCGGCTGCGCGAACCACGACCGAGTCCACTTGCGAAAGACGTGAATCCCGAGACCTACCGGCGACTTTGCCGGGAACCTGCTGGTTTCCTTGCCATCAGGGCTGTCCCGGACCCTCGCCGTTGA
- a CDS encoding DUF2382 domain-containing protein translates to MSRLHGAHGKPREDVAPMVTPIEPAKLVDSTVVDREGSKIGKVGSVYLSDETGSPEWVTVKTGLFGHKENFVPLQGASMDSEGLHVSVDKQRVTDAPRIDPDGHLSQQENSELYKYYNLPVPQQRMASGGRSPQRDNQAMAAGAAPNAMRSNREPSEQGMRNARDMQGSQSTQGSQAMQANREHALRDREQTGTRAGAMEGAEAKSAKDTQGERGARDKRRAGDDTMIRSEEQLKVGTEQVETGHVRLRKYVVTEEQQITVPVSHEEVRLEREPITGAERETSATIGEETYDVTLHAEKPVVRKETVAVERVRLGTEKITEEQTVTDSVRKERVEVEDDTKKPKHGRSES, encoded by the coding sequence ATGTCAAGGCTCCACGGAGCCCACGGCAAACCCAGAGAGGACGTGGCACCCATGGTGACTCCCATCGAGCCGGCGAAGCTGGTCGACAGCACGGTGGTCGACCGTGAGGGCAGCAAGATCGGCAAGGTCGGCTCCGTCTACCTTTCCGACGAGACCGGCAGCCCGGAGTGGGTAACCGTCAAGACCGGCTTGTTCGGACACAAGGAGAACTTCGTTCCGTTGCAGGGCGCGAGCATGGACAGCGAGGGTCTCCACGTCTCCGTCGACAAGCAACGAGTCACCGACGCGCCGCGAATCGACCCTGACGGACATTTGTCCCAGCAGGAGAACAGCGAGCTCTACAAGTACTACAACTTGCCCGTCCCGCAGCAGCGGATGGCTTCGGGTGGCAGGAGCCCGCAGCGGGACAACCAGGCGATGGCGGCCGGTGCGGCGCCGAACGCCATGCGTAGTAACAGGGAACCGAGCGAGCAGGGCATGCGCAACGCGCGCGACATGCAAGGTTCGCAGAGTACGCAAGGTTCGCAGGCGATGCAGGCGAACCGTGAGCACGCGTTGCGTGACCGCGAGCAGACAGGTACCCGTGCCGGCGCCATGGAAGGAGCCGAAGCCAAGTCCGCAAAGGACACTCAGGGCGAGCGGGGCGCGCGGGACAAGCGACGGGCGGGCGACGATACGATGATCCGCTCGGAAGAGCAGCTCAAGGTGGGGACCGAGCAGGTCGAGACCGGCCACGTCCGCCTGCGCAAGTATGTCGTCACCGAGGAGCAGCAGATCACGGTTCCGGTTTCGCACGAGGAAGTCAGGCTTGAGCGCGAGCCGATCACCGGTGCGGAAAGGGAAACGTCGGCCACCATCGGTGAGGAGACCTACGACGTCACCTTGCATGCTGAGAAGCCGGTGGTGCGCAAGGAAACCGTCGCCGTCGAGCGGGTCAGGCTCGGCACGGAGAAGATCACGGAGGAACAGACCGTGACCGACAGCGTCCGCAAGGAGCGGGTCGAGGTCGAGGACGACACGAAGAAGCCGAAGCACGGACGATCCGAGAGCTGA
- a CDS encoding GntR family transcriptional regulator: MSWNDRSARIDHDGPDLLWEQVATDIRDDVKSGSLKPGAKLPGELELADIYGVARVTVRRAVLELRKEGFLRVTHGRGTFVAKPG, encoded by the coding sequence ATGTCTTGGAACGACCGCTCCGCGCGCATCGATCACGATGGCCCTGACCTGCTATGGGAACAGGTGGCGACGGACATCCGCGATGACGTCAAGTCAGGTTCGTTGAAACCGGGGGCGAAGCTTCCCGGCGAGCTGGAGCTTGCGGACATCTACGGTGTTGCCCGGGTGACGGTTCGGCGAGCAGTGCTGGAGTTGCGCAAGGAGGGCTTCCTTCGGGTCACTCACGGTCGTGGAACCTTCGTTGCCAAACCAGGTTGA
- a CDS encoding TetR/AcrR family transcriptional regulator has translation MSPGSAPGGPSHGGRPRDPHLDRAILEATLGKLDESGYGALTLEHIARQAGTTKPAIYRRWPNRQRLVLAALALRLDVPEAPDSGCTLCDLYEGILVFVEAFNKIRPDVIGPLLADCTADPELHRAFMATLFDPPRVAVGNMLRKAVARGDLRADIDHELLLDMLGSLVHYRALFGHAAIGEEEVDRALEALLGGVANDYPALVAHSLEMDVQHEHAAAESHAPGQH, from the coding sequence ATGTCCCCAGGCTCCGCACCCGGTGGTCCTTCGCACGGCGGCAGGCCACGCGATCCGCACCTCGATCGCGCGATTCTTGAGGCGACGCTGGGCAAACTCGACGAATCGGGTTACGGCGCACTCACGCTCGAACACATCGCCCGCCAGGCGGGAACGACGAAGCCCGCGATCTACCGGCGCTGGCCCAACCGACAGCGACTCGTGCTGGCGGCGCTGGCATTACGACTGGACGTACCGGAAGCGCCGGACAGCGGCTGCACCCTGTGCGACCTGTACGAGGGCATCTTGGTCTTCGTCGAAGCGTTCAACAAGATCAGACCGGACGTGATCGGCCCGCTGCTCGCCGACTGCACGGCCGACCCCGAATTGCACAGGGCTTTCATGGCAACCCTTTTCGACCCGCCGCGAGTCGCCGTCGGCAACATGCTGCGAAAAGCGGTCGCGCGCGGCGACCTTCGTGCCGACATCGATCACGAGTTGCTGTTGGACATGCTCGGCTCACTCGTGCACTACCGCGCGTTGTTCGGCCACGCCGCCATCGGAGAAGAGGAAGTGGACCGGGCGCTGGAAGCACTGCTCGGCGGCGTCGCCAACGACTATCCAGCCCTCGTCGCACACAGCCTGGAAATGGACGTTCAGCACGAACACGCCGCAGCCGAATCGCACGCGCCAGGCCAGCATTGA
- a CDS encoding AfsR/SARP family transcriptional regulator, with amino-acid sequence MEFQVLGPVLVKRDGQTESLSGRLQRVLLGVLLVRANQPVPVDTLIDALWGEDHDPRSGQKLQLHIHRLRGILEPDRLSLGPAGYRLRVRRGELDAERFAAGFDEANELVGEAPQRAVELLRGALDLWHGAPFTDVDVPMLADWALRLGELRLVALERLYEAELACGLNAAIIGDLEDLVRRYPLRERLHALLMNALYNAGRQAEALAAYRGARQTLVDELGVEPGPELRELHQRVLTGEPPRPAAETSAASSPAQLPMDVRGFVGRETELTELDGLLTGGSAAVISAVAGTAGVGKTALAVRWAHRMRDRFPDGQLYVDLRGFGPDQPVSPEDALAGFLRALGLDGAAIPQELAERAARFRTLVAESRMLIVLDNARTVEQVRPILPGTSSCFVVVTSRNALAGLVVREGAHRIDLDRLSSRDALDLLRELLGERVDAEPGAAMALVDRCARLPLALRIIAELVRSRPSGGLGEFVDDFAGHQGPLDLLDADGDPHTAVRAVFSWSYQRLDDQAATMFRLLGLHPGHETDDYASAALAGVGLREARRALDVLRRAHLVDQTTEGRYRPHDLLRAYAAELAETTDSVAAREAALNRLLDYYFHTASTAMDVVARDDYARRPDVGAPQGESPPFPAYGHAWRWLDTERANLLEVSRQAGPASVIRMSETVWRYLDTGGYYDEAVALHTRALDAAGELGDERTQAKARRVLGATISRVGNDREAIDHLGWALAAFRRLGDHVLEAAALSFLGCVYGKRGELAEARDHFEGALRLTDPEESWYLHSAVTINHSRNLLSLGLATEAIHHLDAAVALCKDNDDKHIECNLITVLSKVCVHLGRDSEAHDHLRHGLTMAREAGFRSLEADCLTVLGTVYRKKGRIDEALRKHEEAVGLAHAVGDTEVTAEALNAMATTLTSAGRPADALRRHHEALAVATDAGHREEVAHARTGIGDAHAALGEQDEARDAWRNALDDYRELGIPKATELREKLGDA; translated from the coding sequence GTGGAGTTCCAGGTTCTGGGCCCTGTGCTGGTCAAACGGGACGGGCAAACGGAATCACTCTCCGGGCGGTTACAGCGCGTCCTGCTCGGCGTACTGCTGGTGCGAGCCAATCAGCCGGTGCCCGTCGACACGCTGATCGACGCGTTGTGGGGCGAGGACCACGACCCCAGGTCGGGCCAGAAGCTGCAATTGCACATCCACCGCCTGCGGGGAATCCTCGAACCGGATCGCCTTTCGCTCGGCCCGGCGGGATACCGGCTCCGAGTGCGCCGAGGTGAGCTGGACGCGGAACGGTTCGCGGCCGGCTTCGACGAGGCGAACGAGCTGGTGGGGGAAGCGCCGCAGCGGGCCGTCGAGTTGCTGCGCGGCGCCCTTGACCTGTGGCATGGCGCACCGTTCACCGACGTCGACGTCCCGATGCTGGCCGACTGGGCGCTCCGGCTCGGCGAACTCAGGCTGGTGGCGCTGGAAAGGCTCTACGAAGCCGAGCTGGCCTGCGGACTGAACGCGGCGATCATCGGAGACCTCGAAGACCTCGTTCGCCGGTATCCGTTGCGGGAACGACTGCACGCGTTGCTCATGAACGCGCTGTACAACGCGGGGAGACAGGCGGAAGCGCTGGCCGCCTACCGCGGGGCGCGGCAGACACTCGTGGACGAACTCGGCGTCGAACCGGGACCGGAACTGCGGGAGCTGCACCAGCGCGTACTCACGGGTGAGCCGCCACGACCAGCCGCGGAAACGTCGGCGGCTTCCTCACCAGCCCAGCTTCCGATGGACGTGCGCGGATTCGTGGGGCGGGAAACCGAACTCACCGAGCTCGACGGCTTGCTCACCGGTGGGTCGGCGGCGGTGATCTCCGCCGTGGCCGGAACGGCCGGCGTCGGCAAGACCGCGCTCGCCGTGCGCTGGGCGCACCGGATGCGGGACCGGTTTCCCGACGGCCAGCTTTACGTGGACCTGCGCGGGTTTGGGCCCGACCAGCCGGTTTCGCCGGAGGACGCGCTCGCGGGCTTTCTGCGAGCCCTCGGTCTCGACGGCGCGGCGATTCCGCAGGAGCTCGCCGAACGCGCCGCGCGGTTTCGCACACTCGTGGCCGAAAGCCGGATGCTGATCGTGCTGGACAACGCGCGCACGGTGGAGCAGGTACGACCGATACTGCCGGGGACCTCGTCCTGTTTCGTCGTGGTGACCAGTCGCAACGCCCTGGCCGGTCTCGTCGTCCGCGAGGGAGCCCACCGCATCGACCTCGATCGGCTTTCCAGCCGGGACGCACTCGACTTGCTGCGCGAGCTGCTCGGCGAACGAGTGGATGCCGAGCCCGGCGCCGCGATGGCACTCGTCGACCGCTGCGCCAGGCTGCCGCTCGCGTTGCGGATCATCGCCGAGCTGGTCAGGTCGAGGCCCTCGGGTGGTCTTGGCGAGTTCGTCGACGATTTCGCGGGCCACCAGGGCCCACTCGATCTACTCGATGCGGACGGCGACCCGCACACCGCCGTTCGCGCGGTGTTCTCGTGGTCGTACCAGCGGCTCGACGATCAGGCGGCGACGATGTTCCGGCTGCTCGGATTGCACCCTGGACATGAAACGGACGACTACGCGTCGGCCGCGCTGGCCGGTGTCGGCCTGCGCGAAGCACGCCGCGCACTGGACGTACTGCGCAGAGCGCACCTCGTCGACCAGACGACGGAAGGCCGCTATCGGCCACACGACCTGCTCAGGGCCTACGCGGCGGAACTCGCCGAGACCACGGACAGCGTCGCGGCACGGGAGGCCGCGCTGAACAGGTTGCTCGACTACTACTTCCACACGGCGTCGACCGCGATGGACGTCGTTGCGAGAGACGACTACGCGCGGAGACCGGACGTGGGGGCACCGCAGGGAGAATCGCCGCCGTTTCCCGCCTACGGCCACGCCTGGCGTTGGCTCGACACGGAGAGAGCCAACCTGCTGGAAGTCAGCAGGCAGGCAGGGCCCGCGTCGGTGATCCGGATGTCCGAGACGGTGTGGCGCTATCTCGACACCGGCGGGTACTACGACGAAGCGGTCGCACTGCACACGCGTGCGCTCGATGCCGCTGGCGAACTCGGCGACGAACGCACGCAGGCGAAGGCACGGCGGGTACTCGGGGCCACGATCTCCCGCGTCGGCAACGACCGTGAGGCGATCGACCACCTCGGGTGGGCACTCGCGGCGTTCCGACGACTGGGCGATCACGTGCTCGAAGCGGCGGCGTTGAGCTTCCTCGGTTGTGTCTACGGCAAGAGAGGCGAACTCGCCGAAGCACGCGATCACTTCGAAGGCGCCCTGCGGCTGACCGATCCCGAAGAGAGCTGGTATCTGCACAGCGCGGTCACCATCAACCATTCCAGAAACCTCTTGAGCCTGGGGCTGGCTACCGAAGCCATACATCACCTCGATGCGGCTGTCGCTCTGTGCAAGGACAACGACGACAAGCACATCGAGTGCAACCTCATCACCGTGCTCTCGAAGGTGTGCGTCCATCTTGGACGTGACAGTGAGGCGCACGACCATCTCCGGCACGGTCTGACGATGGCGAGAGAAGCGGGTTTCCGTTCACTCGAAGCGGACTGTCTCACGGTTCTCGGCACCGTCTACCGGAAGAAGGGCCGAATCGACGAGGCTTTGCGCAAGCACGAGGAGGCGGTGGGGCTCGCGCACGCCGTCGGGGACACCGAGGTGACGGCGGAGGCACTCAATGCGATGGCCACCACCCTCACGTCGGCTGGACGTCCAGCCGACGCGCTCCGCCGTCACCACGAGGCGCTGGCCGTCGCCACCGATGCGGGGCATCGCGAGGAAGTAGCGCACGCCCGCACCGGTATCGGTGACGCGCACGCGGCGCTGGGCGAGCAAGACGAGGCCCGTGACGCGTGGCGGAACGCGCTCGACGACTATCGCGAACTCGGCATCCCGAAAGCGACCGAACTGCGGGAAAAGCTCGGCGACGCCTGA
- a CDS encoding nuclear transport factor 2 family protein encodes MPDSKAMRAIADRVEIEALRAEFADAAMLADHDRVASLFTDDAVYRIPDADIEHIGRQAIREGAERLAGSWEYFVQTTHPGAVEFDGDTATGRAYICELGKARDGRSMLNYALFHDRYRRTAAGWRFTERVYEVRYFDTAPLTGRPDVVWEDEVPVPPFTEPASALSLERAATALKANNFVVEILDDVAAARARVAELIPDGTEVLTAASETLRLSGIDDDLNASGEYRAVRPRLLAMDRASEGDEIRRLAACPDVVVGSVAAVTETGSLVAASGSGSQLPSYAGGSRAIWIVGAQKIVPDLAAALRRVEEHALPLEDARARKVYGQPSAINRLLVLNAEPFPGRGTVLLLREAIGF; translated from the coding sequence ATGCCTGATTCGAAAGCCATGCGTGCCATTGCCGACCGGGTCGAGATCGAGGCGCTGAGGGCCGAGTTCGCCGACGCGGCGATGCTGGCGGACCACGACCGCGTCGCGTCGCTGTTCACCGACGACGCCGTCTACCGGATTCCCGACGCCGACATCGAGCACATCGGCAGACAAGCCATCCGTGAGGGCGCCGAGCGGCTCGCGGGGAGCTGGGAATACTTCGTGCAGACCACCCATCCCGGTGCGGTCGAGTTCGACGGCGACACCGCGACCGGCAGGGCCTACATCTGCGAACTCGGCAAGGCGCGCGACGGCAGGTCGATGTTGAACTACGCGCTCTTTCACGACCGTTATCGGCGGACCGCGGCGGGGTGGAGGTTCACCGAGCGGGTCTACGAGGTCCGCTACTTCGACACGGCCCCGCTCACCGGGAGGCCGGATGTCGTGTGGGAGGACGAAGTTCCCGTGCCGCCTTTCACCGAGCCCGCTTCGGCGCTCAGCCTTGAGCGGGCGGCCACGGCGCTGAAGGCCAACAACTTCGTTGTCGAGATCCTCGACGATGTGGCCGCCGCCAGGGCAAGGGTCGCCGAATTGATTCCCGACGGCACCGAGGTGCTGACGGCGGCGAGCGAGACTCTTCGGCTTTCCGGCATCGACGACGACCTCAACGCCAGCGGCGAATATCGGGCCGTCAGGCCACGACTGCTGGCAATGGACAGGGCGAGTGAAGGTGACGAGATCCGGCGGCTTGCCGCCTGCCCTGACGTCGTCGTCGGCAGTGTCGCCGCCGTAACCGAAACCGGTTCGCTCGTCGCCGCCTCGGGAAGCGGCAGTCAGCTTCCTTCGTACGCGGGTGGTTCGCGGGCGATCTGGATCGTCGGTGCGCAAAAGATCGTTCCGGACCTGGCTGCCGCGCTGCGCAGAGTCGAGGAACACGCACTGCCACTGGAAGATGCCCGCGCCAGGAAGGTGTACGGCCAGCCGAGCGCTATCAACCGGCTGCTCGTGCTCAACGCGGAACCGTTTCCAGGCCGCGGCACCGTCCTGCTGTTGCGGGAGGCCATCGGCTTCTGA
- a CDS encoding DUF6924 domain-containing protein codes for MATPRLPDTDYSPLLRTDFTDDEAWSGLLAEIGHDWLTVMADPAHEGLSVPELVALVPEDRSYPVLAVADDVTFSAAERTLLLVDVDEEPGRSFRAVPEAFSSAIGNLAIQNQSFEDYLGMVDDSGVYRLSDRHRQALAELRGFN; via the coding sequence ATGGCTACGCCCCGGTTGCCGGACACCGATTACTCTCCACTTTTGCGTACGGATTTCACCGATGACGAGGCGTGGTCGGGGCTGCTCGCCGAGATCGGCCACGACTGGCTGACCGTCATGGCCGACCCTGCTCATGAGGGACTTTCCGTGCCCGAACTGGTGGCACTGGTACCCGAAGACCGTTCTTATCCGGTGCTCGCCGTCGCCGACGACGTGACGTTCTCCGCCGCCGAACGCACCCTGCTGCTTGTCGATGTCGATGAGGAACCAGGCAGGTCGTTCCGCGCCGTGCCTGAGGCGTTCTCCTCCGCCATCGGCAACCTGGCCATTCAGAATCAGAGCTTCGAGGACTACCTCGGCATGGTTGACGACTCCGGTGTCTACCGGCTGTCCGACCGGCATCGTCAAGCACTCGCCGAGCTACGTGGGTTCAACTAG